TTTCTTGGGATGGCGTGGGGTGCTCGATTTCTCAGGCAAGTGTCTCGATTCTTACAGACCTTCTTATCGGCAAAAACCTTGATCAAGCTCAGGTGATAGCTGATTCCTTTATGCACTTGATGCAGAGCAAGGGAACCGAGAAGGGTGATGAGTCACTTCTTGAGGATGCAGTCGCCCTTGCGGGAGTTTCTCAGTATCCGGCTCGCATTAAATGTGCGTTGCTGGGTTGGATGGCATTTAAAGATGCAAGCGTTCAAGCGTTGGCAAAGCAAGCCTAAAAAGAAAGTAGGATAGAGACATGGTTGCAAAGATCGAAGATATTAATGAGGCGATGAAGGATGTTGTCGACCCAGAACTTGGTATCAACGTTGTTGACCTTGGACTTATCTACGACATGATGGTCGATGACAACAATATTGCTGTCCTGAATATGACTCTCACATCTGCTGCATGCCCATTACAAGATGTGATTGAAGATCAAACACGTCAAGCTCTTGCACCTTTTACAGACGATGTGAAAATCAATTGGGTGTGGATGCCACCTTGGGGTCCCGATAAAATCTCTGATGATGGTCGCGAACAACTTCGCGCCCTCGGCTTTACAGTCTGATTCCTAGATCTGATCTCTGATGTCTCAACATGCAGTCTGGATGACCTTTCGGTCAATGACTGCAGATCCATCTGTTAAGTCTCAGAAACTAAAGCCAGGAACAATCAAGAGAATCATTACCTACGGCAAGCCCTATAAATCTCACATCATCATATTTCTCATCACCGTAGTAATCGAAGCGCTCCTCGTCGTTTCAACCCCACTGTTGCTTCGCGAACTCATCGATAAGGGCGTCTTACCTAAAGATACGGGCCTTGTTACAAAGCTTGCTTTCCTTGTGGGACTGCTTGCTGTGGTCGATGCTGCATTTAACATCTTCGGGCGTTGGTACTCAGCAAGAATCGGCGAGGGCTTGATCTATGACCTGCGCTCACAAGTATTTGCTCATATTCAACGCCAATCAATTGCATTCTTTACTCGCACGCAAACAGGTGCGCTGATCTCTCGCATTAACTCAGATGTGATGGGTGCTCAACAAGCCTTTACTGGGACTCTGTCAGGTGTGGTGAGCAATGTGGTCTCACTCGTACTCGTTGTGACAACGATGCTGATTCTCTCTTGGCAGATCACAGTCGTATCTCTTCTACTTCTACCTGCCTTTCTTCTTCCAACTAAGTGGGTTGGAAAGCGCATTCAAGCCCTGACTCGGGATTCATTTAATCTCAACGCAACAATGTCGAGCACCATGACTGAGCGCTTCAATGTCTCTGGTGCACTACTTGTGAACCTGTATGGAAAGCCAGCAAAAGAGGAGAACTTCTTTCGCACACGTGCGCGCAAGGTTGCAGATATAGGCATTCAGACAGCAATGCTTAACAGAGTCTTCTTTGTCGGAATCACAAGTGTCGCAGCGGTTGCAACAGCCTTTGCTTATGGCATTGGGGGACACCTTGCAATCAACGGTTCCATTACGGTCGGAACTCTGCTCGCTATCACTGCACTGCTCATTCGCCTCTATGGGCCGCTGACTGCGCTCTCTAATGTTCGCATCGATGTAATGACTGCACTTGTCTCATTTGAACGCGTCTTTGAAGTACTAGACCTTCAGCCGATGATTGTTGATAAGGCTGATGCAAAGTTTTTGAGGAAGAAAGACTTGAAGATCGATTTCACCGATGTTGCCTTTAGCTATCCGCGTGCTGATGAGATTTCATTAGCATCGCTTGAATCGGCGGCAAAGCCGGAGACTGTTGAAAGCGGAGAGGTTTTGCGCGGAATTACTTTTAGCGCACCTGCAGGATCATTGACTGCAATTGTTGGCCCATCGGGCGCTGGTAAGACAACGATGAGCGCGCTACTTCCAAGGCTGTATGACGTTACACGTGGTGCAATCACCATTGATGGCGAAGATATTCGAGAGTTCACTGTGCAATCACTTCGTGACTCCATCGGTGTTGTTATGCAAGATGCACACCTGTTCCATGAAACTATCTCTGAAAACCTTCGCTATGCGAAAGAAGATGCAACTGAGGCCGAGATGATTGAAGCGTGCAAAGCAGCGCAGATTTGGGATCTTATCTCAACGCTTCCAAACGGCTTTGACACGATGGTGGGAGAACGAGGCCATCGCCTCTCTGGTGGAGAGAAGCAAAGGCTTGCAATAGCCAGGCTGCTTCTTAAAGCACCTGCCATTGTGATCTTGGATGAGGCAACTGCGCACCTTGATTCTGAGAATGAATCTCTCGTGCATGAAGCTTTAAAGCATGCTCTTAAGGGGCGAACATCGATTGTGATTGCACATCGATTGAGTACAGTGATGGAAGCTGATCAGATTTTAGTTCTTGAAAAAGGGCTGATCGTAGAGCGCGGAAAGCATGAAGAACTCATTGCTAGAGGTGGTTTGTACTCAGAGCTCTTTGCGAGACAAGACATCACGACGAATTAAGAATCGTCCGTAGATAACAAGGCCTCCGAAGAATAGCCACTGCAAGGCATATGCCATATGTGGCCCATCGGAGAGTTCAGGAAGTTGCGCTGGAACAGCAGGAGTGAGAGCAGAATCTGATCCACTCAGTAAATCAATATAGAAAGTCTCTGTTGAAGATCCAGATTGTGCATTTGCCTTTGAGACAAGTCCGTCAGCTTTGTTGCCAGGAATCGCAAAGAAAGATCCACGCGGAAGAGAAGAATCTAAGCGAAGCCTTCCGGTAATGCTCACTTCACCCGTTGGTAAAGCAGGTAGTTCGGGTTGGGAAGATGCGCTGGCACCAGCTTTCACCCAACCGCAATCAACCCAGAAGCTCTTTCCTTCAGGAGTAGTAAAGCGCGTGAGAAGTTCGAAACCATACACACCTTCTGAATAGCGATTACGCAAGAGTATTTGTGATGAGGAGTCAAAGATGCCTTCAGTTCGTACTGGTTGCCATTCATGGTCAGCAGGGTTGGATCGCACAGATGTCAGTGAGACAGGGCTCATGCTTGAGTTTGTTTCGATGACTGAATTGCGTGCGTGTCGATCAACACCACGGTGATACTGCCATTGCGCTGCCCAGATGCATCCAATAATCAGAAGTAGGGCGACGAGGGACTTAAGGAGCGAGTAACTCTCTTTCTTTCTTGTGTTACTCAATTCCTCTCGGCCTCTTCTTCAAGATGGCTTCACCTGGTAGAACTGTTTCGCGCCCTGCATTTGCAACTACGACTGCGATATAGGGCAAGGTAACGGCGCCGAGAAGTGCGAACCATCGATATGGACTGGGTAGTAACACAGTCAGGATGAAGCAGGCTGTTCGTATCATCATTGAAATGAAATAGCGACGTTGTCTCGCAGACTGGTCAGTAGATAACCCTTTTGGGGCGCTAGTGATGTCGTAAACGTCATCTTCTTTAGCCATAGAGCAACAGTAGGGTAGTTTTCTCTCATGAGCGAGCCGACTTCAATCGCACTTGTTACCGGTGGAAATCGCGGTATCGGTTTAGCAATCGCAACTGCTCTCAAGGCCGCAGGGCACAGAGTCGTCATTACCTATCGCAGTGGAACGCCACCGACAGGCTTTGATGCCGTGCAGATGGATGTCACTGATTCAGCAAGTGTGGATGCAGCATTTACAAAGATTGAATCTGAGATCGGACAACCTGAAATTATCGTTGCAAACGCAGGCATTACAAAAGACACTCTTGTCCTGCGTATGAGCGATGAAGATTTTGAAAGTGTGATTGATGCAAACCTCACAGGTGCATTCCGAGTTGCAAAGCGTGCAACAAAAGGTCTGCTGAAGTTAAAGCGAGGACGTCTCATATTTATTGGCTCAGTCGTTGGGGGAGTAGGCGCTGCAGGCCAAGTGAATTACTCAGCCTCTAAATCAGGTCTTGTCGGAATGGCTCGATCCTTTGCCCGTGAACTTGGAAGTCGAGGCATTACAGCCAATGTCATTGCACCGGGATTTGTCGAGACAGATATGACAGCAGAACTTGATGAGAAGCGTCGTGTAGATATTGCAGCACAAGTTCCACTTGGACGCTTCTGCTCTGCTGCAGAGATTGCAGATGTTGTGGCATTTATTGCATCCCCGCAAGCTAGCTATATCACCGGTGCCATCATTCCAGTCGATGGCGGATTAGGAATGGGTCACTAAGTATGGGAATCCTTCAAGGTAAAAACATCCTCGTCACCGGCGTTCTCACCGATGGATCAATCGCATTTCATATTGCCAAGATTGCACAAGAGGAAGGTGCGAACGTAGTTCTTACTGGCTTTGGTCGTGCTCTGAGCTTGACCACTCGTATTGCAGGTCGCCTCCCACAACTTCCTCCGATCATCGAACTCGATGTCACCAATCAAGAGCATCTCGATGGTTTGGCTGAGCAAGTAAGAAAGCATGTCCCACATCTTGATGGTGTTGTGCACTCCATCGGCTTTGCACCTGAGGCAGCACTGGGTGGAAATTTCCTGAATACTGCATGGGAAGATGTCGCAACTGCAGTGCATGTATCTGCATACTCGCTTAAATCGTTGACAATGGCTTGCAGACCAACATTTAAAGATGGGGCATCTGTTGTCGGCCTTGATTTTGATGCACAAGTTGCCTGGCCAAAGTATGACTGGATGGGCGTTGCTAAGGCTGCTCTTGAATCCACATCACGCTATTTGGCTCGCGATCTCGGCGCTGAAAATGTTCGTATCAACTTAGTTGCAGCAGGCCCTATTCGCACCATGGCTGCAAAATCAATTCCTGGCTTTGATGAATTCGAAAAGGTGTGGAATGAACGAAGCCCACTGGAATGGGATGTCACAGATCCTGTTCCTGCAGCAAAAGCTGCCGTTGCACTCTTAAGTGATTGGTTTCCCAAGACTACGGCTGAGATCATCCATGTCGATGGTGGTCTGCACGGTATGGGCGCCTGATTACGCACGGATTTTTCATTCTGAGCCCGCTCAGGTAGCCTTGCCCCAGACCAGTAGCTCAGGCTGCTGCAAGAGGAGCTCACCGCTCACACCTCTTTCGCTTCGGCGGATTGGTTAGTCGGAAGTAAACCTGAATCAGGTTTTACTCTCTCTATGCGGTGCGCGTTTTTTGTAGCGACTTGGATACTCAAGAACCGAACATAGGAGCAGAAATCACAACAGAGCCGCGCATTAACGACCGTATCCGCACACCCCAGATTCGTCTCATCAATTACACCGGTGAACAAGTTGGAGTTGTAGATATCGAAGCAGCGCTAGCAATGGCAGATGAAATCGGACTTGATCTCGTTGAGATCGCACCCGAAGCTAATCCGCCAGTGTGCAAGATCATGGACTTCGGCAAGTACAAGTACCAGGAAGCACAGAAAGCTCGCGAAGCACGTCAGAACCAGACCCACATTGTGGTGAAGGAAGTGCGCATGACACCAAAGATCGAAAATCACGACTACGAGACAAAGCGCTCAGCAGTCGAGAAATTCCTTAAAGGTGGCGACAAGGTGAAGATCACGATGAAGTTCCGTGGCCGTGAGCAAACACGTCCAGAGCTTGGGTTCAAACTCTTGCAACGTCTTGCAGAAGATGTGAAAGAGATTGCATTCGTGGAGTTCGCTCCTAAACAAGAAGGTCGACAGATGACGATGGTCCTAGGGCCAACGAAGAAGAAGACCGAAGCGGTAGCAGAACAGAAAGCGGCGCGAGCTGCCAAAGTGAAGGCTGCTGAAGAAGAAGCAGCCGCACAATAGGTTTTACAAGATTTTTCACAACGACGAAGTAACAGGAGAAGATAAATGCCAAAGATGAAAACCCACAGTGGTGCGAAGAAGACCTTCCGCGTCACAGGTACAGGAAAGATCATGCACGAGCGTGCAGGCAAGCGCCACCTTTTGGAGCACAAGTCATCACGCGTTACTCGTCGTTTGAGTCAAGAATCATCAGCTAAAAAGACCGTCACTATGACAGCCAAGCGCATGCTTGGTTTGAAGTAAGGGAGTAGATCAATGAGAGTCAAGCGCGGAGTACACGCAGCAAAGAAGCGTCGCACAACTCTTGAGCGCGCAGCCGGATATCGCGGTCAGCGTTCACGTCTTTTCACAAAGGCGAAGGAGCAAGTAACGCACTCAATGGTTTACGCCTTCAACGATCGTAAAGATAAGAAGGGCGATTTCCGTCAGCTATGGATTCAGCGTATTAACGCTGCAGCTCGCGAAAACGGAATGACCTATAACCGCTTCATCCAGGGCCTTAAGGCATCTGGGCTTGAAGTAGATCGTCGCGTTCTTTCAGATATCGCAACGAATGATCCAGCTGCATTTAAGGTTCTCGTGGATGTTTCACGCAAGAACCTTCCTGCAGCATAAGTAATACATACCAATGATTGAGAGCCTTCACTCGCCACATGTTGCGCGAGTGAAGGCTCTTATTGGTTCTAAGGGTGCACGCGAGCGTCGCGAACAAGGACTCTTCGTCGCAGAAGGCGTGCAATGCGCCCGTGAGGCTCTGACTTCAGAGAGCGGCCCACAACTTAAAATCCTTTACGCCACAGAAAATGGTCTTTCAAAGATTTCTGAGCTCGATTTAGATTCTGTTGAAATTGTTGAAGTAACCGATGCGGTCTTAAAGGCCATGTCTGACACAGTCTCACCGCAGGGGCTAATTTCCCTTTGCTATAAACCTGAAGCAAAGTTTGCAGATCTTAAAGCAACGGGATCATCAACCTTCATCTATCTCCATGAGATCCAAGATCCAGGAAATGCCGGAACCATCTTGCGCACAGCTGATGCAATGGGAATCTCTGCAGTGATTACCTCCCCAGATTCCGTTGATATGTATTCTCCCAAGGTAGTTCGCGCTACGGCAGGCTCTCTATGGAATATCTCTGTATTCGAGGGAGTTACATTCGACAGAGTTGATAAGCAATTTACAGGCATCCAGAAATTCCTTCTTTCATCCCATGCATACACATCAATCCGTGATATTTCCATCCCAGGTGATTGCATAGCAATTTTTGGCAATGAAGCCAGGGGAGTAGATGCATCAGCTCTCGGGGTCAGCGTTACGGAAGTGACCATTCCAATGGCTGGCCGTGCTGAAAGTCTTAACTTATCTGCCGCCGCATCTATCGTTATGTTCACCCTTTCTTCAAAGGTGGCAGGTTAGAATTACCTCCATGAATCCGGCAGATATTGCATCGTGGATAAGCGATGCTCAGAAAGCATTCTCTGCCGCATCCGACCTCGATTCCTTAAAGGCTGCTCGCCTTGCTCATACCGGCGATAAGGCACCTATCTCGCTAGCAAGTCGTGGGCTCGGTTCCCTCTCACCTGAAGAGAAGGCTTCCGCTGGAAAAATGATCGGTGATGCCAAGGCTGAGATTACAAAAGCTCTAGCAGCAGCAACGGAGAAGTTGGAAATTGCACGCGATGCCAAAGTTCTTCTTGAAGAAGTCGTCGACATAACTCTTCCTGTTCAGCGCACACATCGCGGCGGACTACACCCGATCTCCATCATTAAGAATGAGATCTCAGATTTCTTTATCGAACAGGGTTATGCAGTGGAGGAAGGCCCAGAGCTTGAATCTGGTTGGCTTAACTTTGATGCGCTCAATATTCCAGCAGATCATCCGGCACGAACTATGCAAGATACTTTCTTTATCGAACCGGTTGAATCTGGTGTTGTACTGCGCACGCACACATCCCCAGTTCAGATTCGCACCATGTTGACCCAAGAGCCTCCGATTTATGTCATCTGTCCTGGTCGCACATTCCGTGCCGATGAACTGGATGCAACTCACAGTCCTGTGTTTCACCAGGTTGAAGGATTAGTCGTTGATAAGGGCATCACGATGGCTCACCTCAAAGGAACGCTCGATAACTTTGCTCGCCATATGTTTGGACCCGATGTCACAACTCGACTTCGACCATCCTTCTTTCCCTTTACCGAACCTAGCGCTGAGGTAGATGTATTCTTTAACAATCGCTGGATTGAATGGGGCGGCTGTGGAATGGTCAATCCAAAGGTTCTCGCAACATGCGGAATTGATACTGATGTTTACACAGGCTTTGCATTCGGCATGGGACTTGAGCGCACGCTGATGGTGCGTCATGGAATCACGGATATGCACGACATTGTTGAAGGCGATCTACGTTTCACTCGTCAGTTTGGCGTGGGCCTTTAAATGCGCGCACCTCTATCGTGGATCAAAGAATTTGTAGAAATTCCATCTTCAATTACTGCTGAGAAAATCTCTGATGGGCTTATCCGTGTTGGATTTGAAGTGGAAGAGTTCATCAGGCAGGGTGCAGATCTCACTGGCCCTCTTGTCTTTGCGAAGGTCTTAAGCATTGAAGAGCTCACTGAATTTAAGAAGCCTGTGCGGTATGTGGGCCTTGATTGCGGCGAAGAGGAAACTCGTTATGTGATCTGCGGAGCTACGAACTTTGTCGTGGGCGACCTGATTGTTGCCGCCCTTCCTGGTGCTGTTCTTCCTGGCGATTTCGCAATCGGAGCACGTGAGACATATGGCAAGACATCGAATGGAATGATTTGTTCTGCTCGTGAACTTGGCCTTGGGGAAGATCACTCCGGCATCATGACTTTTGCGCAAGGCACCGTGAAGATTGGTGAAGATGCAATTGCAGGTCTGATGATTAACGATGTGATTTTTGATGTTGCAGTAAACCCTGATCGTGGTTATGCCCTGAGTATTCGTGGAATCGCAAGAGAAGTAGCGGGATCATTGGGGTTGAAGTTCACAGATCCAGTTGATGCTTTGCGCACACTGACATTTGCAGAGACCGGCAAGGGAGTCAGTGCAAAGATTGCAGATAAGTCCACTGCATCTGTCTTCTATTTGCGCACACTTTCAAACTTTGATCCGTCTGCAACCACGCCGCTATGGATGCGCCGCCGAATTGAGAAGATGGGGATGCGCTCGATTTCACTTGTCGTCGATGTCACCAACTACGTGATGCTCGAGCTGGGTCAACCACTTCACGCATTTGATAAGTCAAAAATCAAAGGTGGCCTCACGATCAAGCGCGCAGGCAAGGCGCAGCCATTCACTACTCTCGATGGTCAAGTGCGCCAACTCGATCCCGATGACCTGATGGTCTGTGATGATGCGCAACCTCTAGCTCTAGCTGGAACCATGGGCGGTGCATCATCTGAAATTAGTGAGACAACAACTGAGATTGCACTTGAAGCAGTTCGCTTTGATCCGATCTGCGTGGCAAAGAATTCACGTCGCCATAAACTTTCCTCTGAGGCATCACGCCGTTTGGAGCGAAGTGTCGACCCATCTCTTGCTCAATATGCATCTGCACGTTTTGTTCAACTTTTGACGGAGAATAGTTCAGCCCAGCACGTGGCAACTGTTGTTGATGGAGAGCCTCGTTTCTCTCCCGTCGTAAAGCTTGACCCTGCTTATGTTTCTCGCATCCTTGGCGTTGAAGTACCCCCTGCCAAGATCGCTGAAGTTCTGCGCACTATTGGATGCGATGTGAATGAGAAGAACTTTGAAGTCGATCCTCCTGCCTGGCGTTCAGACCTCTTAACCCCGGCTGACTTCACAGAAGAAGTAGCTCGCATGATTGGTTATGACAAGATTCCTTCAGTTCTGCCACCTCGTCCACTGCATGCATCGCTAACTCCGACTCAGAAGCGACGTCGTGCGGTGGCTGCAATGCTTGCAGGCAGAGGACTGGCAGAAGTTCAGACATTCCCATTTACCAATCAAGAGACGATTGATTCAATGGGATTTGTTGGAGAACGTGCTGCCACCTATCGCATCGCAAACCCAATGTCAGAGGAATTCCCATTGATGCGCGTGCATCTAGTTCCGGGATTAATTGAAGTAGCACAGCGCAACATCAGCCGTGGAGCTAAAGATTTTGCCATCTTTGAAATGGGCTCGATTTTCCGTAGCTCACAAAAACTTGTTCCATTTATTTCCCCTGATTTATCCAAGAGGCCTGGACAGAAGATGATCGATGAGATCTTTGCCAGCGTCCCACCGCAGGCTTATCACGTTGCTGGTTTACTTGTTGGCAAAGTTGAAAATGAAGATTGGCAAGGTAAAGCGCGTGCCTATACATGGCAAGATGCCATTGCCTACGCACAAGATATTTTGCAACTGTGTAATCTTCAATGGACAGTCAAGCGCTCTGACTTCGCTCCATGGCATCCGGGACGATGCGCAGAACTTATTGTCGATGGAAAAGCTGTTGCCCATGCTGGTGAACTGCATCCACGTATCGTTGCTAAGTACGGTCTACCCGAGCGCTCTGTGGCCTTTGCTGTGGGTCTCAGCGTTCTTCCTGATTCAGAGCTCGTACGTCCAACAACGGTCGGCACTATGCCCGCAGCTCTTCAGGATGTTGCACTGATTGTTGGAGCAGATGTCACAGCAGCTCAAGTAGAGGCAGCCCTTCGTGCTGGCGCTGGAGATCTCCTTGAATCCATCACTCTCTTTGATCGCTATGACAAGTTAGGCGATGGCAAGATTTCACTGGCATTCTCACTCGTATTCCGAGCACCCGATCGAACCTTGACCGGGGCTGAGGTCACTGAGATGCGTGAGGCTGCGGTAGCGGCTGCCGTGAAGGCAACAGGAGCCGTACTGCGTACTGCATAAATATGCATCTTGTTGCATAAATATGCTATACTGCATCCATGAAAATCGGTGTTGTAGGAGCTAGTGGATATGCAGGGGGCGAACTTCTTCGCCTGCTTGCAAGCCACCCCCATTTCGAAGTTACCGCCATTACAGCCCACTCCAATGCGGGGGAGCAGATCACATCAGTTCATCCACAGTTGCAGAGCTACGCGGGAAAGAAATTCAGCGCATTTGCGCCCAATGACTTTGCTTCATGTGAGCTCATCTTTCTTGCCCTTCCACATGGTGAATCTGCAAAAGTCATTTCTCAACTTCCAGCAACAGCAAAGATTGTCGACCTAGGTGCTGATTACAGATTAGAGAGTGCCGAAGCATGGGCTACTTACTACGGTGGAGATTATGCAGGTGCCTGGACATACGGTTTAGCTGATATTGAACCTTTCAAGTCACTGATTTCTAAGTCCACAAAGGTTGCAAACCCTGGTTGCTATGCAACCTCTATTGCGCTGGGCGCAGCACCGGCTTCCGAGATTGCAGATATGACAGATGTCGTTGTCGTTGCAGCTTCCGGTACAACGGGTGCTGGAAGAAGTGCCAAAATCAATTTGATTGCAAGTGAAATAGCTGGCTCGCTTACCTCATATAAATTTGGGGGAGTACATCAGCATACTCCAGAGATAGAGCAAGCTCTCACTAAAGTATCAGGAGTCGACGCGAAGATTTCTTTCACACCCATTCTTGCCCCGATGCCTCGTGGAATTCTGTCAACCATTACAGCAAAATTGACGAAGAAGATCTCAACAGAGCAAGCCCACGCTCTCTATTCTTCATACTTTGCAAAATCTCAATTTGTTACTGTTTTGCCGTTGGGAGTTATGCCAAAGACTGCAGCGCTAACCGGGTCTAATCACGTTCAGATTCAAGTTGCAGTCGATGAACACACATCGCGTTTAGTCATCTCTGTCGCTATCGATAATCTCGGTAAGGGAGCGGCTGCTCAAGCAATTCAAAACGCTAATTTGTTGTGTGGCTTGGATGAGGCAGCAGGACTTAACTTCGATGGGCTTGGCGTATGAAGTCCTTACCCAAAGGCTTTCGTGGCGCAGCTATTGCAGCTGGGCTGAAGTCAACCGGTGCGCTGGATCTGACACTTATTGAGAACACAGGTCCTCTCTTTGATGCAGCAGCTGTTTACACATCAAACAAAGTTGTCGCAGCACCTGTTATCTGGTCACGTGAAGTCACTAAAGGAAAGCTAGTACGTGCTGCCGTGCTCAACTCAGGTGGGGCGAATGCTTGTACAGGTCCACAAGGTTTTGCCGATACTCATCACACAGCCGAAAAAGTTGGCGAGCTTCTAGGAATTTCATCTGGTGAAGTCGTGGTCTGCTCCACTGGGCTTATCGGTGAGCTTCTGCCGATGCCAAAGATCTTTGCAGGTCTAGAAACTATCTCAGCAGCTATGAAAACGGATTCATTAGATGATGTTTCGCGAGCAATCATGACCACCGATAGCGTTCCCAAGGTTGCAACAGCAAATATCAAAGGCGCTGAATTTGCAGCAATCGCAAAGGGTGCAGGAATGCTTGCACCAGCCTTAGCCACAATGCTCTCTGTGGTGATGACGGATGCGGTTCTACCGAAGAACGCTCAAGAAATTTTCACTCGCGTGACAGATAGAACCTACAACCGTATTGATTCTGATGGATGCACCTCAACTAATGACACAGTGCTGCTGATGGGAAGTGGTGCATCAGGTGTTGTACTCTCAGAGTCAGAACTTGAAGCTGCCCTGATGGATGTGTGTGGATCACTAGCTGCGCAGTTGATTGCCGATGCAGAAGGATCAACAAAGACGGTCGCAATTACAGTGACAGGGGCGGCCTCTGAGAGTGAC
The genomic region above belongs to Candidatus Planktophila dulcis and contains:
- the pheT gene encoding phenylalanine--tRNA ligase subunit beta, encoding MRAPLSWIKEFVEIPSSITAEKISDGLIRVGFEVEEFIRQGADLTGPLVFAKVLSIEELTEFKKPVRYVGLDCGEEETRYVICGATNFVVGDLIVAALPGAVLPGDFAIGARETYGKTSNGMICSARELGLGEDHSGIMTFAQGTVKIGEDAIAGLMINDVIFDVAVNPDRGYALSIRGIAREVAGSLGLKFTDPVDALRTLTFAETGKGVSAKIADKSTASVFYLRTLSNFDPSATTPLWMRRRIEKMGMRSISLVVDVTNYVMLELGQPLHAFDKSKIKGGLTIKRAGKAQPFTTLDGQVRQLDPDDLMVCDDAQPLALAGTMGGASSEISETTTEIALEAVRFDPICVAKNSRRHKLSSEASRRLERSVDPSLAQYASARFVQLLTENSSAQHVATVVDGEPRFSPVVKLDPAYVSRILGVEVPPAKIAEVLRTIGCDVNEKNFEVDPPAWRSDLLTPADFTEEVARMIGYDKIPSVLPPRPLHASLTPTQKRRRAVAAMLAGRGLAEVQTFPFTNQETIDSMGFVGERAATYRIANPMSEEFPLMRVHLVPGLIEVAQRNISRGAKDFAIFEMGSIFRSSQKLVPFISPDLSKRPGQKMIDEIFASVPPQAYHVAGLLVGKVENEDWQGKARAYTWQDAIAYAQDILQLCNLQWTVKRSDFAPWHPGRCAELIVDGKAVAHAGELHPRIVAKYGLPERSVAFAVGLSVLPDSELVRPTTVGTMPAALQDVALIVGADVTAAQVEAALRAGAGDLLESITLFDRYDKLGDGKISLAFSLVFRAPDRTLTGAEVTEMREAAVAAAVKATGAVLRTA
- the argC gene encoding N-acetyl-gamma-glutamyl-phosphate reductase, which encodes MKIGVVGASGYAGGELLRLLASHPHFEVTAITAHSNAGEQITSVHPQLQSYAGKKFSAFAPNDFASCELIFLALPHGESAKVISQLPATAKIVDLGADYRLESAEAWATYYGGDYAGAWTYGLADIEPFKSLISKSTKVANPGCYATSIALGAAPASEIADMTDVVVVAASGTTGAGRSAKINLIASEIAGSLTSYKFGGVHQHTPEIEQALTKVSGVDAKISFTPILAPMPRGILSTITAKLTKKISTEQAHALYSSYFAKSQFVTVLPLGVMPKTAALTGSNHVQIQVAVDEHTSRLVISVAIDNLGKGAAAQAIQNANLLCGLDEAAGLNFDGLGV
- the argJ gene encoding bifunctional glutamate N-acetyltransferase/amino-acid acetyltransferase ArgJ; the encoded protein is MKSLPKGFRGAAIAAGLKSTGALDLTLIENTGPLFDAAAVYTSNKVVAAPVIWSREVTKGKLVRAAVLNSGGANACTGPQGFADTHHTAEKVGELLGISSGEVVVCSTGLIGELLPMPKIFAGLETISAAMKTDSLDDVSRAIMTTDSVPKVATANIKGAEFAAIAKGAGMLAPALATMLSVVMTDAVLPKNAQEIFTRVTDRTYNRIDSDGCTSTNDTVLLMGSGASGVVLSESELEAALMDVCGSLAAQLIADAEGSTKTVAITVTGAASESDAVEVARACARNNLLKCAIFGADPNWGRVLAAVGTADAQMDPLNIDVILNGVHVAKESAPFEDKNLVSFAERLVSLEVNLNAGSAFATVMTNDLSHDYVEENSAYST